One genomic segment of Bacteroidales bacterium includes these proteins:
- a CDS encoding aldehyde ferredoxin oxidoreductase family protein — translation MSYHGKILRVNLATKKIVSENLSKELAKKYIGGRGLGTKIFSDEVDPKVDAFSPENKLIFATGALTYTIAPTGGRYMVITKSPLTGTIASSNSGGFFGHKFKSTGYDILIIEDKAEKPCYLYIDDDNAELRDAAHLWGKDTHETTDILMEEIGEKTAKVACIGPAGENLSLISSIINDKNRAAGRSGVGAVMGSKMLKAIIVSGKHKTLIDDKEAFSAAVKEKIKILKENGVTGEGLPALGTKVLDNIINSSGLYPTRNFQKAQFDGVNEVSGEALVEKGYLIKNIACYACPIACGRLVELPQGKKGEGPEYEPGWAFGALCEINDLNAISQANFMCNEFGIDPISVGVTIATAMELYEKGYIKNEELEKGPELKFGNSEALLYYIKKLVYKKGIGAKMALGSYRMAESFGHPELSMTVKKMEIPAYDPRGVQGQGLSYATSNRGGCHVRGYLIAPEIVGLPEKLDPQEIKGKPEWVKVFQDLTAVIDSSGLCLFTSFALGAPDYADLLNKATGFNYSVDEMMLAGERIWNMERQFNLKSGLSAKDDTLPKRLLEEPIPAGPNKGQVHRLGEMLPDYYKIRGWTVDGIPTNEKLKELELL, via the coding sequence ATGTCGTACCATGGTAAAATTTTAAGAGTTAATCTTGCTACAAAAAAAATTGTGTCGGAAAATTTATCTAAAGAACTTGCAAAAAAGTATATTGGCGGACGAGGTTTAGGAACCAAAATATTTTCAGATGAAGTTGATCCAAAAGTTGATGCATTTTCACCTGAAAATAAATTAATATTTGCTACCGGAGCATTAACATATACTATAGCACCAACAGGAGGCAGATATATGGTAATCACTAAATCGCCGCTTACAGGCACAATTGCTTCAAGTAATTCAGGTGGATTTTTTGGACATAAATTTAAAAGCACAGGATACGATATTCTTATTATCGAAGATAAAGCTGAAAAACCATGCTATCTTTATATAGATGACGATAATGCAGAACTTAGAGACGCAGCACATCTTTGGGGTAAAGACACTCACGAAACCACTGACATTTTAATGGAAGAAATTGGCGAAAAAACCGCAAAAGTTGCATGTATAGGACCTGCCGGTGAAAATCTTTCGTTAATCTCCTCCATTATAAATGACAAGAACCGTGCAGCCGGACGTTCCGGAGTTGGTGCTGTAATGGGAAGTAAAATGTTAAAAGCTATTATTGTATCAGGAAAACATAAAACTCTTATTGATGATAAAGAAGCTTTTAGTGCAGCAGTTAAAGAAAAAATTAAGATATTAAAAGAAAACGGAGTAACCGGTGAAGGTTTGCCGGCTTTGGGAACAAAAGTTCTTGATAACATCATTAATTCCAGTGGTTTATATCCTACTCGCAACTTTCAAAAAGCACAATTTGATGGTGTTAATGAAGTTTCTGGAGAAGCTTTGGTTGAAAAAGGTTATCTCATAAAAAATATTGCTTGTTACGCTTGTCCAATAGCTTGTGGTAGACTTGTTGAATTGCCTCAGGGTAAAAAAGGTGAAGGGCCCGAATATGAACCGGGTTGGGCTTTTGGCGCTTTATGTGAAATTAATGATTTGAATGCTATTTCTCAGGCGAATTTTATGTGCAACGAATTTGGTATAGATCCCATTTCTGTTGGTGTAACAATTGCTACAGCAATGGAACTATACGAAAAAGGTTATATTAAAAATGAAGAACTTGAAAAAGGACCCGAACTAAAATTTGGAAATTCAGAAGCTCTTCTTTATTATATAAAAAAACTTGTATATAAAAAAGGAATTGGTGCGAAAATGGCTCTCGGTTCGTATCGCATGGCTGAAAGTTTTGGACATCCAGAGTTGTCAATGACTGTTAAAAAAATGGAAATTCCTGCTTATGATCCTCGTGGTGTTCAGGGACAAGGACTTTCATACGCAACAAGTAACAGAGGAGGTTGCCATGTACGTGGTTATCTTATTGCTCCTGAAATTGTAGGACTGCCTGAAAAGCTTGACCCTCAAGAAATAAAAGGCAAGCCTGAATGGGTGAAAGTTTTTCAGGATTTAACTGCTGTTATTGACTCATCAGGCTTATGTTTGTTTACATCTTTTGCGCTTGGCGCACCTGATTATGCCGATTTATTAAATAAAGCCACAGGATTTAATTATTCTGTTGATGAAATGATGCTGGCAGGAGAAAGGATTTGGAATATGGAAAGACAGTTTAACCTAAAATCCGGTTTATCGGCAAAAGACGATACACTGCCTAAACGCTTGCTTGAAGAGCCAATTCCTGCAGGCCCAAACAAAGGACAAGTACATCGTTTGGGTGAGATGCTACCGGATTATTACAAAATAAGGGGATGGACAGTAGATGGAATTCCAACTAATGAAAAATTGAAAGAATTGGAACTTTTATAA
- a CDS encoding Dna2/Cas4 domain-containing protein: MQSETIVIDFKFGFDIDNNHKIQVSEYVDILKEMGYKNINGYIWYVSLKKVVDI; encoded by the coding sequence ATCCAAAGTGAAACCATTGTTATTGATTTTAAATTCGGGTTTGATATTGATAATAATCATAAAATTCAGGTATCAGAATATGTTGATATATTAAAAGAAATGGGATACAAAAATATTAATGGCTATATATGGTATGTTAGTTTAAAGAAAGTTGTTGATATTTAG
- a CDS encoding UvrD-helicase domain-containing protein, with the protein MSKLKIYKASAGSGKTFKLTEEFILLLFKNPLNYKNILAVTFTNKATGEMKSRIIGELYNLTNNEQSPYLNILKKEFNQPETEIREKAKLILNNILHDYSRFSVETIDSFFQQVIRSFTKELGLQSGFNIELDNSKVLKDTVDSLFFELEKDQLLTKWLINFAEDKIEKGSSWNLKKELYKFGYEIFTEQFQLYGEKLIDKVTDKKFLKNYLDKIYKIKSAFENQMQQIGKQALKIIEDEGLTTNDFSYGKSGFANYFNKLNEKIEFFPGKRAIGAIDNIDNWYSKDSINKEKIINTYNAGLNNLLNEANETYNKNSVTYYTCEKIYVFIYALGILTDIFKKLREINKENNIFLLSDSSKLLMKIIDENDSPFIYEKTGSFYKHFMIDEFQDTSKLQWNNFKPLIYNSLSEDNKSLVVGDVKQAIYRWRNSDWKLLADKINDDFNIYGIDINNLEYNWRSKKNIIVFNNFIFNKGANLLQDNFNNNISENNEQDETLSYLKTRITSAYKNIEQKIPSGKSENEGYICSAFIKKENKDIWKQIVLSKLPGIIENLQDNNYKLKDIAILVRRKKDGTEITKHLLQYKNSDKAKANYKYDVISEESLYINNSSAVNFIILLLKYLTNPKDNINRTFLINEYYNYLLPEKNKTQNNKHKLVNDNSNNNKLPEYFPAEFTEYIDKLRLMPLFQLIEKLIQIFSLGEIDAQIIFIQAFQDKVIEFSGNNSSDIDSFLSWWEEHCEKESINFSEQHDAIRVLTIHKSKGLEFKAVIIPFCDWNLDNDNLQTNILWCQPKVEPFNELELVPVRYSSVLSKTIFYQEYYEEKLSAFVDNLNLLYVAFTRAKNVLFTFSPYSENKSDKMKKVSNLLYNSLNIDTQNKTNDFKLHTFDDDDIDYFEFGKLDKIEDDNKTTNYENIYINSYPSGSGDLRIKLHSKDYFKKDTLFTEQKINYGILMHQIFEQIRTINDVETIIEKYFFEGKINKTEAGNLKNMIHEALKDTQVKSWFTDEWEIKAETSILLKDGKIKRPDRVMISKDKTIVIDFKFGFDIDNNHKIQVSEYVDILKEMGYKNINGYIWYVSLKKVVGITLS; encoded by the coding sequence ATGTCAAAATTAAAAATATATAAAGCATCAGCAGGTTCCGGCAAAACTTTTAAATTAACCGAAGAATTTATTTTACTTCTTTTTAAAAATCCTTTGAATTATAAGAATATTCTGGCTGTTACATTTACCAACAAGGCAACCGGTGAAATGAAAAGCAGGATTATCGGGGAACTTTACAATCTGACGAACAACGAACAATCACCATATCTCAATATATTAAAAAAAGAATTTAATCAACCGGAAACTGAAATTCGAGAAAAAGCAAAATTAATTCTAAACAATATTTTACACGATTATTCAAGATTTTCGGTTGAAACTATTGACAGTTTTTTTCAGCAGGTAATCAGGTCTTTTACAAAAGAACTTGGTTTACAATCAGGATTTAATATTGAATTAGATAATAGTAAAGTACTTAAAGATACTGTTGATAGTTTGTTTTTTGAATTAGAAAAAGACCAGCTATTGACAAAATGGCTTATAAATTTTGCAGAAGATAAAATAGAAAAAGGAAGTAGCTGGAATTTAAAAAAAGAACTTTATAAATTCGGATATGAAATATTTACTGAACAATTTCAATTATATGGAGAAAAACTTATTGATAAAGTAACTGATAAAAAATTTCTGAAAAATTATTTAGACAAAATTTATAAAATCAAATCGGCATTTGAAAATCAAATGCAGCAAATAGGTAAACAAGCATTAAAAATTATTGAAGACGAAGGGCTTACAACTAATGACTTTAGTTATGGAAAATCCGGTTTTGCCAATTATTTTAATAAGCTTAATGAAAAAATCGAATTTTTTCCCGGAAAAAGAGCTATTGGAGCAATTGATAACATAGATAATTGGTACTCAAAAGATTCAATAAATAAAGAAAAAATTATAAATACATATAATGCAGGTTTAAATAATTTATTGAATGAAGCAAATGAAACTTACAACAAAAATTCAGTTACATACTATACCTGCGAAAAAATATATGTTTTTATTTATGCTTTGGGAATATTAACCGACATTTTTAAAAAACTGAGAGAAATCAACAAAGAAAACAACATATTTTTATTATCTGATTCTTCTAAATTGTTAATGAAGATTATTGATGAAAACGATTCCCCGTTTATATATGAAAAAACAGGCAGTTTTTATAAACATTTTATGATAGATGAGTTTCAGGATACATCAAAATTACAATGGAATAATTTTAAACCCCTAATATACAACAGTTTATCGGAAGATAATAAAAGTCTTGTTGTTGGAGATGTTAAGCAGGCAATTTACAGATGGAGAAATAGCGACTGGAAACTGCTTGCTGATAAAATTAATGATGATTTTAATATTTATGGTATTGATATTAATAATCTTGAATATAACTGGAGAAGTAAAAAAAACATTATCGTTTTTAATAATTTCATTTTTAATAAAGGAGCAAATTTATTGCAGGATAATTTCAATAATAACATATCTGAAAATAATGAACAAGATGAAACTTTATCATATCTAAAAACAAGAATAACAAGTGCTTATAAAAACATAGAACAAAAAATTCCATCAGGAAAATCAGAAAATGAAGGATATATTTGTTCAGCTTTTATTAAGAAAGAAAACAAAGATATATGGAAACAAATAGTTTTATCGAAACTTCCCGGTATTATCGAAAATCTTCAGGATAATAATTACAAATTAAAAGATATTGCAATATTAGTAAGGAGAAAAAAAGATGGTACCGAAATAACAAAACATCTATTACAATATAAAAATTCAGATAAAGCAAAAGCAAATTATAAATACGATGTAATTTCTGAAGAATCTCTGTATATTAACAATTCATCGGCAGTAAATTTTATTATTCTTTTATTGAAATATCTGACAAATCCAAAAGATAATATTAACAGAACGTTTCTTATTAATGAGTACTATAATTATTTACTTCCTGAAAAAAACAAAACACAAAATAATAAACATAAATTGGTTAATGATAACAGTAATAACAATAAACTTCCCGAATATTTTCCCGCAGAATTTACTGAATATATTGACAAACTCAGGCTTATGCCTTTGTTTCAACTAATCGAAAAATTGATACAAATTTTTTCACTTGGTGAAATAGATGCTCAGATTATATTTATTCAGGCATTTCAGGATAAAGTCATTGAATTTTCGGGAAATAACAGCTCTGATATTGATTCTTTTCTTAGCTGGTGGGAAGAACATTGTGAAAAAGAATCAATTAATTTTTCAGAACAACATGATGCAATCCGTGTGTTAACAATACATAAATCAAAAGGTTTAGAATTTAAAGCAGTAATTATTCCTTTTTGCGACTGGAATCTTGATAATGATAATTTGCAAACAAATATCCTTTGGTGCCAGCCAAAAGTTGAACCTTTCAATGAATTAGAACTTGTTCCTGTCAGATATTCATCTGTGTTATCAAAAACAATCTTTTATCAAGAATATTATGAAGAAAAATTAAGTGCTTTTGTCGATAATTTAAACTTGCTATATGTTGCTTTTACACGGGCAAAAAATGTTTTATTTACATTTTCACCTTATAGCGAGAATAAATCGGATAAAATGAAAAAAGTTTCAAATCTGCTTTACAATTCCCTTAATATAGATACACAAAACAAAACAAATGATTTTAAACTACACACTTTTGATGATGATGATATTGATTATTTTGAATTTGGTAAACTTGATAAAATCGAAGATGATAATAAAACAACTAACTATGAAAATATTTATATAAATTCTTATCCTTCAGGCTCAGGTGATTTAAGAATAAAGTTGCATAGTAAAGATTATTTTAAAAAAGATACATTATTTACTGAACAAAAAATAAATTACGGAATATTAATGCATCAGATATTTGAACAAATAAGGACAATTAATGATGTTGAAACAATAATAGAAAAATATTTTTTCGAAGGAAAAATAAATAAAACAGAAGCCGGAAATTTAAAAAACATGATTCATGAAGCATTAAAAGATACTCAGGTAAAATCTTGGTTTACAGATGAATGGGAAATAAAAGCCGAAACTTCAATTTTGTTAAAAGATGGAAAAATCAAGCGCCCCGACCGTGTTATGATAAGCAAAGATAAAACCATTGTTATTGATTTTAAATTCGGGTTTGATATTGATAATAATCATAAAATTCAGGTATCAGAATATGTTGATATATTAAAAGAAATGGGATACAAAAACATTAATGGCTATATATGGTATGTTAGTTTGAAGAAAGTTGTTGGTATTACTTTGTCGTAG